A stretch of Sandaracinaceae bacterium DNA encodes these proteins:
- a CDS encoding AAA domain-containing protein, giving the protein MTEEAEAAFERMRTLWEQERQAHRRRHAEERAQLSLSERVRRGLALRDLEVVDTDAAPGGRAVLWIQPRGDVDLEVVRIGPGDPVRLWWDDPDDDDAVRGVVSRRTRDRLAVMVDEAPERGDDGFRLDVEAPEATFDRGAKALARWRELEKKDARSPLRDVLFGDAPALFAKPESLALMDEELNEPQRRAVTRALAAETVSLIHGPPGTGKTRCLVEVVRQLVARGERVLVSAASNLAVDNLAERLADHGAPVLRLGHPARVSPSVEAHTLDALLEKTPEHQLARRWTREAVALRRKARARFERGQIGHRARREAFGEAGRLMRDARAQLRSAETLLLARHPIVCATAAGADAALLRKTHFDHVVLDEATQATDPIALVALWRAARVTMAGDPRQLPPTVIDPDAERGGLGTTFFERLSDEGSATTMLEVQHRMHEVLMRFPSEQLYEGKLRAHEAVAQHGLGDLGVADDPLRPGPLVFLDTAGKGLDRAARGGRPEHRQPRGRGARDRGGASAPLARPRRRGPRDHHPLPRAGAPAPGRAVGSADRGARDRDRRRLPGAREGGGDRRPRAQQRGRRDRLPRRRAAHERGHDARQALAPGGRRQRHPRAAPLLRGVHGVRGGPRDLAERVERRGRAPGAGFWSYQLTSGPVWRRLGEC; this is encoded by the coding sequence GACGGAGGAGGCCGAGGCGGCGTTCGAGAGGATGCGCACGCTCTGGGAGCAGGAGCGGCAGGCCCACCGGCGCCGTCACGCGGAGGAGCGCGCCCAGCTCTCCCTCTCCGAGCGGGTGCGGCGGGGGCTCGCGCTGCGCGACCTCGAGGTGGTGGACACGGACGCCGCCCCGGGGGGGCGCGCGGTGCTCTGGATCCAGCCGCGCGGCGACGTGGATCTGGAGGTCGTGCGCATCGGACCGGGGGATCCGGTCCGGCTCTGGTGGGACGATCCGGACGATGACGACGCGGTGCGGGGCGTCGTGTCGAGGCGCACGCGCGATCGCCTCGCGGTGATGGTGGACGAGGCGCCGGAGCGCGGGGACGACGGCTTCCGGCTCGACGTCGAGGCCCCCGAGGCGACCTTCGACCGCGGCGCGAAGGCCCTGGCGCGGTGGCGGGAGCTGGAGAAGAAGGACGCTCGGAGCCCGCTCCGGGACGTGCTCTTCGGGGACGCGCCCGCGCTCTTCGCCAAGCCCGAGTCGCTCGCGCTCATGGACGAGGAGCTCAACGAGCCCCAGCGGCGGGCGGTGACCCGCGCCCTCGCGGCCGAGACCGTCTCCCTCATCCATGGGCCGCCCGGGACGGGGAAGACACGTTGCCTGGTCGAGGTCGTCAGGCAGCTCGTCGCGAGAGGGGAGCGCGTGCTGGTCAGCGCGGCGAGCAACCTCGCCGTCGACAACCTCGCCGAGCGGCTCGCCGATCACGGCGCCCCGGTGCTCCGGCTCGGTCACCCCGCGCGCGTCTCGCCCAGCGTCGAGGCCCACACGCTCGACGCGCTCCTCGAGAAGACCCCCGAGCACCAGCTCGCGAGGCGATGGACACGCGAGGCCGTCGCGCTGCGGCGCAAGGCGCGAGCCCGGTTCGAGCGGGGTCAGATCGGTCACCGCGCGCGCCGCGAGGCCTTCGGCGAGGCGGGGCGGCTGATGCGCGACGCCCGCGCGCAGCTCAGGAGCGCGGAGACCCTCCTGCTCGCGCGCCACCCCATCGTGTGCGCGACCGCGGCCGGCGCCGACGCGGCGCTGCTGCGCAAGACGCACTTCGACCACGTGGTGCTCGACGAGGCGACCCAGGCCACCGATCCCATCGCGCTCGTGGCGCTCTGGCGCGCGGCGCGCGTGACGATGGCGGGTGACCCTCGGCAGCTGCCCCCGACGGTGATCGATCCGGACGCGGAGCGGGGTGGGCTGGGCACGACCTTCTTCGAGCGACTCTCGGATGAGGGGAGCGCCACGACGATGCTCGAGGTGCAGCACCGCATGCACGAGGTGCTGATGCGCTTCCCGTCCGAGCAGCTCTATGAAGGCAAGCTTCGCGCGCACGAGGCGGTGGCGCAGCATGGGCTCGGAGACCTCGGCGTGGCCGACGACCCTCTTCGCCCGGGGCCCCTCGTCTTCCTCGACACGGCGGGGAAAGGGCTGGACCGAGCGGCGCGCGGTGGACGACCCGAGCACCGACAACCCCGGGGCCGCGGCGCGCGTGATCGCGGAGGCGCGTCGGCTCCTCTCGCGCGGCCTCGCCGACGCGGACCTCGCGATCATCACCCCCTACCTCGCGCAGGCGCGCCTGCTCCGGGACGGGCTGTCGGATCGGCTGACAGAGGGGCTCGAGATCGGGACCGTCGACGGCTTCCAGGGGCGCGAGAAGGAGGCGGTGATCGTCGACCTCGTGCGCAGCAACGAGGACGCAGAGATCGGCTTCCTCGCCGACGTGCGGCGCATGAACGTGGCCATGACGCGCGCCAAGCGCTTGCTCCTGGTGGTCGGCGACAGCGCCACCCTCGCGCGGCACCCCTTCTACGAGGCGTTCATGGCGTACGCGGAGGCCCACGGGACCTGGCTGAGCGCGTGGAGCGACGAGGCCGAGCCCCTGGAGCCGGCTTCTGGTCGTACCAGTTGACAAGCGGTCCAGTGTGGCGCAGGCTCGGGGAGTGCTGA
- a CDS encoding GntR family transcriptional regulator, with protein MLKPVSKRSLAAEVFAQLRDHILEGTLEAGEALPAERTLAEQLQVNRGAVREGLKRLEQAGLVAIQQGGATRVLDYKRTAGLEILASMMVRGDGTVDTAIARGVLELRTQLAPIVAKLCTERAKEDVHTRLTAIVREMQASRGDLPTLQRLALDFWAAMVDGTENVALELAFNSLASTYSGVLDQFTQILATEVGAVDDFEALVEAVIGQQPKRAASKATQIVSRGAQAIEGVLAALDTVQQGMQGAKGGAKP; from the coding sequence GTGCTGAAACCCGTCTCCAAGCGCTCCCTCGCGGCCGAGGTCTTCGCCCAGCTCCGCGATCACATCCTCGAAGGCACGCTCGAAGCGGGGGAGGCGCTCCCGGCCGAGCGCACCCTGGCCGAGCAGCTCCAGGTCAACCGAGGCGCGGTGCGCGAGGGGCTCAAGCGCCTCGAGCAGGCGGGGCTCGTCGCCATCCAGCAGGGCGGCGCGACGCGGGTGCTCGACTACAAGCGGACGGCGGGCCTCGAGATCCTCGCGTCGATGATGGTGCGCGGGGACGGAACGGTCGACACCGCGATCGCGCGGGGCGTGCTCGAGCTCCGCACCCAGCTCGCGCCGATCGTCGCCAAGCTCTGCACGGAGCGAGCGAAAGAAGATGTGCACACGAGGTTGACCGCGATCGTGCGGGAGATGCAGGCGTCTCGCGGGGACCTGCCCACCTTGCAGCGCCTCGCGCTCGACTTCTGGGCCGCGATGGTCGACGGGACCGAGAACGTGGCGCTCGAGCTGGCGTTCAACTCGCTCGCCAGCACCTACTCGGGGGTGCTCGACCAGTTCACGCAGATCCTCGCCACCGAGGTGGGCGCGGTCGACGACTTCGAGGCTCTGGTCGAGGCGGTCATCGGCCAGCAGCCCAAGCGCGCGGCGAGCAAGGCGACGCAGATCGTCTCGCGAGGGGCGCAGGCGATCGAGGGCGTGCTGGCCGCGCTGGACACTGTCCAACAAGGCATGCAAGGCGCGAAGGGTGGGGCGAAGCCGTGA
- a CDS encoding sterol desaturase family protein encodes MSAASPSVASATEPDLTTLGGCVRRFFGFLGPKLLLAQMLIALGLRPFFGEASLGDAIVLVGVLIYWPLQEWFFHWTLLHMKPKRLGPFTVDPYFAQTHRHHHRNPWKIETAMLPLRVLLMIAPFHLAFWWLVAPTTGVMLTGIAAFTAATLVYEWTHYLTHTPYRPKGRYYRWIRRNHRMHHFRNEAYWHSFTAPFLDTAFGTGPEPSEVPRSETCHTLGVD; translated from the coding sequence GTGAGCGCCGCGAGCCCATCCGTCGCCAGCGCGACCGAGCCCGACCTGACCACCCTCGGCGGGTGCGTGCGCCGCTTCTTCGGCTTCCTCGGGCCGAAGCTCTTGCTCGCGCAGATGCTGATCGCGCTCGGGCTCCGGCCCTTCTTCGGCGAGGCCTCGCTCGGAGACGCGATCGTCCTGGTCGGGGTGCTGATCTACTGGCCGCTGCAGGAGTGGTTCTTCCACTGGACCTTGCTCCACATGAAGCCGAAGCGGCTCGGCCCCTTCACCGTCGACCCGTACTTCGCGCAGACGCACCGCCACCACCACCGGAACCCGTGGAAGATCGAGACCGCGATGCTCCCCCTCCGCGTGCTGTTGATGATCGCGCCGTTCCATCTCGCGTTCTGGTGGCTCGTCGCGCCGACGACCGGGGTGATGCTGACGGGCATCGCGGCCTTCACCGCGGCCACGCTCGTCTACGAGTGGACCCACTACCTCACGCACACGCCCTATCGACCCAAGGGTCGCTACTACCGCTGGATCCGCCGCAACCATCGGATGCACCACTTCCGCAACGAGGCTTACTGGCATTCGTTCACCGCGCCCTTCCTCGACACCGCGTTCGGGACCGGGCCGGAGCCGTCCGAGGTGCCGCGCTCGGAGACCTGTCACACGCTCGGCGTGGACTGA
- the thiL gene encoding thiamine-phosphate kinase, whose translation MDEFALIARIRERLKTDDPRVRLGVGDDAAVIAAPRDDVVVSVDAVVEGAHFDRRWLSWRDVGWRGMVGALSDLAAMRARPVCALLSLVLPDDLGEEAALALVDGAAEAAHAHGASIVGGNLARGPVVSQHTTVMGEAAHPLTRSGARPGDAIYVTGTLGAAALGWRLLAADAADDGPSFVARWRRPRARFDALPWLAHASACVDVSDGLAQDLGHLCAASGVGAALELPRVPVEPDHHAVAAAHGLDGDVLAASGGEDYELVFTCPASLDGPFTRVGEILEGEGVELRDADGRVRLLDASGHRHFG comes from the coding sequence ATGGACGAGTTCGCGCTCATCGCGCGGATCCGCGAGCGATTGAAGACGGATGATCCGCGCGTGCGCCTCGGGGTGGGTGACGACGCCGCGGTGATCGCCGCACCCCGCGATGACGTCGTCGTGTCGGTCGACGCGGTCGTCGAGGGCGCTCACTTCGACCGGCGCTGGTTGAGCTGGCGGGACGTCGGGTGGCGGGGGATGGTCGGGGCGCTGAGCGACCTGGCCGCCATGCGCGCCCGCCCCGTCTGCGCGCTGCTCTCGCTCGTCTTGCCCGACGACCTCGGCGAGGAGGCGGCGCTCGCCCTCGTCGACGGCGCGGCCGAGGCCGCCCACGCGCACGGCGCGTCGATCGTCGGCGGCAACCTGGCGCGCGGCCCGGTGGTCTCGCAGCACACGACGGTGATGGGCGAGGCGGCGCACCCGCTGACCCGGAGCGGCGCGCGCCCGGGCGACGCGATCTACGTCACCGGGACCCTGGGAGCGGCCGCGCTCGGGTGGAGGCTCCTCGCGGCGGACGCCGCGGACGATGGGCCGTCGTTCGTCGCGCGGTGGCGGAGGCCGAGGGCGCGCTTCGACGCCCTCCCCTGGCTCGCGCACGCGAGCGCGTGCGTCGACGTCTCGGACGGCCTCGCGCAGGACCTCGGTCACCTCTGCGCGGCGAGCGGGGTGGGCGCCGCGCTCGAGCTGCCGCGCGTCCCGGTGGAGCCGGACCATCACGCGGTCGCCGCCGCCCACGGGCTCGACGGCGACGTCCTCGCGGCGAGCGGGGGCGAGGACTACGAGCTCGTCTTCACCTGCCCCGCCAGCCTGGACGGTCCCTTCACCCGCGTGGGCGAGATCCTCGAAGGCGAAGGCGTGGAGCTGCGGGACGCCGACGGTCGTGTGCGCCTCCTCGACGCGTCCGGTCACCGCCACTTCGGCTGA